Proteins encoded within one genomic window of Brassica oleracea var. oleracea cultivar TO1000 unplaced genomic scaffold, BOL UnpScaffold00792, whole genome shotgun sequence:
- the LOC106320073 gene encoding uncharacterized protein LOC106320073 produces MKHHHLRRRTLTSSHGDSDFFPSSPAKNIVIIFDEAHRFSNDAISDINTMGDSVPEILAFPELKYPIRSEPKPRVSINQYSSAAYIKTVSGSMDSNGSVVIHFEHGVDRHISTLVMKGRYEEITYSHLVDRIGKKLKIDVDATKLQLSYFPLVLNNKNSCYILDDEDVLGYLMMVDKKNRRCVLHVELAKIVSENQSNEMFSMNEENLSDARANDGIVEVGELEIVPHIQEDEFEHEKISEEGDEMDDREELPAVIAVEPPVVNSEWDDGIDISLHQEFATREEVRDLVDKGVHSNCFEVDIQKSNPRVYILKCRGAGCIWYLRAAKLKNSDFFSIRTYRKIHTCSRGDASVMKKKKRGTPSLVASVVHSDYPGKYKTPDPKTLIDLVQNKLGVKVSYSTALRGKNKALSDLRGNPEESFARLPSYLYMLQRMNPDTITRLEVDEKNQFKYMFFALGACIEGFKAMRQVIIMDGTHLKGVYKGVLLIATAQDPDHHHYPLAFAVVDGEKNASWEWFLTILKTLIPDDPQLVFCTDRNQSIIKKVHEVYPLAIHGYCNYHLSNNVSGACSNVNKKGVAKKFRSIAGIYSEVEFIKCYNDFRKMYPQAAEYLDDSVHETKWARCKFPGERYNIDTTNTVESINGVLKEPRKYALLPMLDVIVEKITEWFNKYRLLSLRVPERQILIPHVHGILHHIYPSAKKLKVTELNTFEGHYNVLGEDGHGYLVDLSNKTCYCRCFDIDRYPCVHALAAIMARGEMAEHYCSRYYWMEQWTLAYYRTIYPVPHHSTWESSEIPEEIRYQVVLPPYVEKKKGRLQVTRFPSAGE; encoded by the exons ATGAAACATCATCATCTCCGACGAAGAACACTGACTTCATCTCACGGCGACTCTGATTTCTTTCCATCATCTCCGGCGAAGAACATTGTCATCATCTTCGACGAAGCGCATCGATTCTCCAACGACGCCATTTCG GACATCAACACGATGGGAGATTCAGTACCTGAAATACTAGCATTTCCTGAGCTCAAGTATCCTATAAGATCAGAGCCAAAGCCAAGAGTATCAATAAACCAATACTCGAGCGCTGCTTATATCAAAACTGTCTCGG GAAGTATGGATAGCAATGGATCTGTGGTGATACACTTTGAACATGGTGTAGACCGACATATTTCTACTTTGGTGATGAAAGGAAGATATGAGGAGATTACTTATTCCCACTTGGTTGATAGAATAGGcaaaaaactgaagattgatGTAGATGCCACCAAGCTTCAACTGAGTTACTTTCCGCTGGtcttgaataataaaaattcttgttatatcttggatgatgaagatgttttAGGATATTTGATGATGGTAGATAAGAAGAACCGACGTTGTGTCTTGCATGTGGAACTTGCCAAAATCGTCTCAGAAAATCAGAGCAACGAGATGTTTTCTATGAATGAGGAAAATCTGAGTGATGCCAGAGCTAATGATGGCATAGTTGAAGTTGGAGAGTTGGAAATTGTTCCTCATATTCAGGAGGATGAGTTTGAGCATGAGAAAATCAGTGAAGAGGGTGATGAAATGGATGATAGGGAGGAGTTGCCGGCTGTTATAGCAGTTGAACCTCCTGTTGTCAATTCAGAATGGGATGATGGCATTGATATTAGTCTTCATCAAGAATTTGCGACTAGAGAAGAAGTGAGGGATTTAGTGGACAAAGGTGTGCATTCCAATTGTTTTGAGGTTGATATACAGAAGTCGAATCCTCGGGTTTACATATTGAAATGTCGTGGGGCTGGATGCATATGGTATTTACGAGCTGCAAAGCTGAAGAACTCTGATTTTTTCTCTATCAGAACGTATAGAAAGATTCATACGTGCTCTCGTGGAGATGCAAGtgtcatgaagaagaagaaaagaggcaCACCAAGCTTGGTCGCATCAGTGGTGCACTCTGATTATCCCGGCAAATACAAGACTCCGGATCCAAAGACTCTCATAGATTTGGTGCAGAACAAGCTGGGTGTTAAGGTTTCATATTCTACGGCTTTGAGAGGGAAAAATAAAGCTTTGAGTGATTTACGTGGTAACCCGGAGGAGAGTTTTGCTAGGCTGCCATCTTACTTGTACATGTTACAAAGGATGAATCCTGATACCATTACACGATTAGAAGTGGATGAGAAGAACCAGTTTAAGTATATGTTCTTTGCGCTCGGAGCTTGCATCGAAGGGTTCAAGGCGATGAGGCAAGTGATAATAATGGATGGAACTCACCTGAAGGGTGTGTACAAAGGAGTGCTTCTCATTGCCACTGCTCAAGATCcagatcatcatcattatcccCTTGCTTTTGCAGTAGTAGATGGTGAGAAAAATGCAAGCTGGGAGTGgtttttaactatattaaaaactttGATACCAGATGATCCTCAGCTTGTATTTTGTACTGATAGAAACcaaagcatcatcaagaaagTACACGAGGTATACCCATTGGCGATCCATGGATATTGCAATTATCACTTGTCTAATAATGTCAGCGGAGCTTGCAGCAATGTTAACAAGAAAGGGGTTGCCAAAAAATTTAGAAGTATTGCTGGTATTTACAGTGAGGTGGAGTTCATCAAATGCTACAACGATTTCAGGAAAATGTATCCTCAAGCGGCCGAGTATCTAGATGACAGTGTTCATGAGACAAAATGGGCAAGATGTAAATTTCCGGGAGAAAGGTACAACATAGACACAACCAACACTGTTGAATCTATCAATggtgttttgaaggaaccaaggAAATATGCGTTGTTGCCAATGCTTGATGTGATCGTGGAAAAGATAACAGAATGGTTCAACAAATACCGTCTATTATCTCTACGCGTACCAGAGAGGCAGATACTAATCCCACATGTGCATGGGATATTGCATCACATATATCCTTCGGCTAAAAAGCTGAAGGTGACCGAGCTAAATACATTTGAAGGTCACTACAATGTGCTTGGCGAGGATGGTCATGGTTATTTGGTTGATCTGAGCAACAAAACATGCTATTGTAGGTGTTTTGATATTGATCGGTATCCTTGTGTGCATGCACTTGCTGCCATCATGGCGCGTGGAGAAATGGCTGAACATTATTGTTCTAGGTATTACTGGATGGAGCAGTGGACTTTGGCATATTACAGGACAATATATCCAGTGCCTCATCATTCAACATGGGAAAGTTCTGAAATTCCTGAGGAAATCCGATATCAGGTTGTCCTCCCTCCGTatgtggagaaaaaaaaaggaagactaCAAGTTACTAGATTCCCATCTGCCGGAGAATAA
- the LOC106320075 gene encoding thioredoxin Y2, chloroplastic, whose protein sequence is MAISLPTAHVSPPKSCFSFSSSSKLSSHSSLRFGIRHERVNSRSSSRCACAPLTVRAKKQTFNSFDDLLLNSDKPLLVDFYATWCGPCQLMVPILNEVSETLRDKIAVVKIDTEKYPSLANKYQVEALPTFILFKDGKLWDRFEGALQANQLVERIETSLQAKQ, encoded by the exons ATGGCGATTTCTCTCCCCACCGCTCATGTCTCTCCCCCTAAGTCGTGTTTCTCCTTTTCATCCTCGTCGAAGCTATCTTCTCATTCATCCCTGCGCTTCGGAATCCGCCACGAAAGAGTTAACTCGCGGTCGTCGTCTCGCTGCGCCTGCGCCCCACTCACT GTTAGAGCAAAGAAGCAAACCTTCAACTCTTTTGATGATTTATTGCTCAACTCTGACAAACCTTTACTAGTAGACTTCTATGCCACATG GTGTGGTCCATGCCAGCTTATGGTACCTATACTTAATGAAGTAAGTGAAACTCTGAGAGATAAGATTGCAGTGGTGAAAATTGATACTGAAAAGTACCCAAGTCTTGCTAACAAATACCAGGTTGAGGCTTTACCTACATTCATCTTATTCAAAGACGGGAAACTCTGGGACCGTTTT GAGGGAGCCTTGCAAGCTAACCAACTCGTTGAACGGATCGAGACTTCTTTACAAGCGAAGCAATAG